One window of the Terriglobales bacterium genome contains the following:
- a CDS encoding response regulator, protein MPQQILLVEDEETILNSMADFLEAHGYVVDRAQELAAAQALLANYRYDLVITDLRLSSVNRAEGLSLIEEIYERYPWTKVILQTAYRSPEVDAECRLNRVHAVLDKPQPLPELLKVVRKVLGGEK, encoded by the coding sequence ATGCCGCAGCAAATCCTTCTGGTGGAAGACGAGGAGACCATCCTCAACTCCATGGCAGACTTTCTGGAAGCCCACGGCTACGTGGTGGACCGCGCCCAGGAGCTGGCCGCGGCCCAGGCCCTGCTCGCCAACTATCGCTACGACCTCGTGATTACCGATCTGCGCCTCAGCTCCGTGAACCGCGCTGAGGGCCTGAGCCTGATCGAGGAGATTTACGAGCGCTATCCCTGGACCAAGGTCATCCTGCAGACGGCTTATCGCTCCCCGGAAGTGGACGCCGAATGCCGCCTGAACCGGGTGCACGCCGTGCTGGACAAACCGCAACCCCTGCCTGAACTGCTGAAGGTCGTACGTAAGGTCCTGGGTGGTGAGAAATGA
- a CDS encoding sigma-54 dependent transcriptional regulator, which translates to MAKYKILVVDDDEAIRFAVQDYLEAHGFDVADAGNCRAAEDQFRGLRPDAALLDYSLPDGTALDLLPRLRAIDSNVPLIVLTAHGSIDLAVRAIKEGAEQFLTKPVELPAVLLVLQRALENQRNRQRQIAGKTRQAREAIDPFLGSSAAIRQLADSASRIAASESPVLIRGETGTGKGVLARWLHTNGPRSEEPFVDLNCAGLNRDFLETELFGHEKGAFTGAVSAKQGLLEVAHRGTIFLDEIGDVDLQVQPKLLKVLEEKSFRRLGEVRDRRVDIRLIAATHQDLAALGKQGRFRSDLYFRISTVPLYVPALRERKEDIPALAEHLLQRLAADLGRSGLGLADDAIEGLQSYSWPGNIRELRNVLERAALLSGQPEIRRRDLHFDSQAAAAASGDESALTLLELEKLHIARILQQEQGRVEQAARRLGIPRSTLYERIKKHGLAPSKS; encoded by the coding sequence GTGGCCAAGTACAAGATTCTGGTGGTCGACGACGACGAAGCCATTCGCTTTGCCGTCCAGGACTATCTCGAAGCCCACGGCTTCGATGTGGCCGATGCCGGTAATTGCCGCGCGGCGGAAGACCAGTTCCGCGGCCTGCGCCCCGACGCCGCCCTGCTGGACTACTCCTTGCCGGACGGAACTGCGCTCGACCTCCTGCCCCGCCTGCGCGCCATCGACTCCAACGTTCCTCTGATCGTGCTGACGGCGCACGGCTCTATCGACCTGGCCGTCCGCGCCATCAAGGAAGGCGCCGAGCAGTTCCTCACCAAGCCGGTCGAGCTTCCCGCGGTGTTGCTGGTTCTGCAGCGGGCGCTGGAGAACCAGCGCAATCGCCAGCGGCAGATTGCGGGCAAGACCCGCCAGGCCCGCGAGGCCATCGACCCCTTCCTCGGCTCCAGTGCCGCCATCCGCCAGCTTGCCGATTCCGCCAGCAGGATCGCAGCCAGCGAAAGCCCGGTGCTCATCCGCGGCGAGACCGGCACCGGCAAGGGCGTGCTGGCGCGCTGGCTGCACACCAACGGGCCACGCTCGGAAGAGCCTTTCGTGGACCTGAACTGCGCCGGCCTGAACCGCGACTTCCTGGAAACCGAACTCTTCGGCCACGAAAAGGGAGCGTTTACCGGCGCCGTGAGCGCCAAGCAGGGCCTTCTGGAAGTGGCACACCGCGGCACCATCTTCCTGGATGAGATCGGCGACGTGGACTTGCAGGTGCAGCCCAAGCTCCTGAAGGTGCTGGAGGAGAAGTCGTTCCGCCGCCTGGGCGAGGTGCGGGACCGCCGCGTGGATATCCGCCTGATTGCCGCCACGCACCAGGACTTGGCCGCCCTCGGCAAGCAGGGCCGTTTCCGCAGCGACCTTTATTTTCGCATCAGCACCGTTCCGCTCTACGTGCCGGCGCTCCGCGAGCGGAAGGAAGACATCCCCGCACTGGCTGAACACCTGTTGCAGCGTCTGGCGGCGGACCTCGGGCGATCCGGACTGGGTTTGGCCGACGATGCCATCGAAGGCCTGCAGTCCTACTCCTGGCCGGGCAACATCCGCGAGCTGCGCAACGTGCTGGAACGAGCCGCGCTGCTCAGCGGCCAGCCTGAAATTCGGCGCCGCGACCTTCATTTCGACTCCCAGGCTGCGGCCGCCGCCAGCGGAGACGAATCTGCACTGACCCTGCTGGAACTGGAGAAGCTCCACATCGCCAGGATCCTCCAGCAGGAGCAGGGACGGGTGGAGCAGGCCGCCCGCCGGCTCGGCATTCCCCGCAGCACGCTCTACGAGCGCATCAAGAAGCACGGCCTGGCCCCGTCCAAGTCCTAG